The Deltaproteobacteria bacterium genomic interval CCAAAAGAGACCTGCATTGGACTCATCGGAGTCCAAGACAATAACGGCTTTACCTTGTTTCTCGAAAACATCGGCCATCAGTTTGGCAATGCTACTTTTCCCACTCCCTCCTTTGCCGCATATGCATATCTTCATCATTTACCCCTCTATATGGCTTTCGTGCTCTGTCCTTTCTAGATGCTTTATCAACCATCTTGCAAGGACCATCCCTGTGATAGCAAGGCACTCCATGTCGAGATACCTTTCCGCCCTCCTTTCAAAAAGCAAAGAACTCTGAGCTGGAAACTCTTCATCCTCATCATTGAATAAAAGCAAAACAGGTACTTTAGGAAGCGCCTCAAACCTTACGCAAAGATCATAGGAAACCCCAAGCTCTGCTGGCAGGCCGCCTATTGCATCACAGGCATCTTTTAACAACGAAAGCTTGCCGGAAAAATTCCGACTGATCGCCTTTTCCACATTATTAGTAAAGCCTTCCACAAAAGGGGCGGCGTCCTTAAACTCTTTATATGTGACATATGTGATCCACCCCGCCTCCGAGGGCTCCTTTTCCGGACACATCAGTAGATACTTACATAATACTACACTTATTTCATGGCTGGGTCTTTTCCCCTGGTCATCGGTAATGCCTTCTGGGGATACCCGATAAGGTGCACCATAAAAGGGGATTATCAGGTGCCCCTTCTCGAGACTCAAGCCAAGCCTCTCCTTAATGGAGCGAAAGTCGATAGAGGAAATTCTTTCCAGGTATTCCAGATAGATCCGATCAAAAACCTCGCTTTTTGCCATAATATTTCTCCCTACCATAACCGGCACACAACCCGATCACCTCGCTTCTCCCCCCGGACCTTC includes:
- a CDS encoding DUF3786 domain-containing protein, producing MAKSEVFDRIYLEYLERISSIDFRSIKERLGLSLEKGHLIIPFYGAPYRVSPEGITDDQGKRPSHEISVVLCKYLLMCPEKEPSEAGWITYVTYKEFKDAAPFVEGFTNNVEKAISRNFSGKLSLLKDACDAIGGLPAELGVSYDLCVRFEALPKVPVLLLFNDEDEEFPAQSSLLFERRAERYLDMECLAITGMVLARWLIKHLERTEHESHIEG